The Plasmodium vivax chromosome 7, whole genome shotgun sequence DNA window GCAGTCTCCAGTTTGACGAATCGGATCCGCACGACGTCGAAGCAGCTGAAGGTGGtatttgggggggggggggggagtgaGTCACCAAGAAGGGAGGCAACACTCCCACGGATGAGTAACTCCCAAATTAGCAATTCCGTTGATTGCTCCCATATCTGAGGCCACCCTTTGCCTACTCAAGCTGCAATGATTGCATGATCCACgcgggcaaaaaaatgaagttttttttggccttgAAATCTAGTACGTTGATAAATACTCTGTCTAATTCTGCAGGTGGTTAGAAAAGCGGTTAGAAAAGTGGTCGGATGGATGGAGTGCCAGTCGGGGGAGGGCACTCTCCGACGAAACAAACACGTAGGGAGGATGCACTTTCGAATAGGAGCATTCCTCACTCGCTCCCCAAAAACTAACTGTTAACATTTGGGTAGGTGGAAAAAGCATTCGTATTGGACATTCGCACATTTTGGTAAAAGGGGGTTTTCTTAATGTCAACTTTTTCAATGACGAAGTTCCAGGGCACTTCGATGTGTTTGTTCAGGAGCTGCTCAGGGGGGGTATTGAGGGGTTCGTTTGATGAGTGCGTTTACGAGGCGTATTTGAGCGGCGCGTTTGAGCGGCGCGTTTGAGCGGCGCGTTTGAGCGGCGCGTCTGCATCTGGGGACGCCGCCTGCCTGACGCGTGATGCGTGaggccgctttgccgctctgccgcttcaccgctctGCCACCCCCTTACAATGTCGTATATGAACACCGGGAGGGACGCCTTGTCGCTGTACTGGATGTTGTTGTGGCAAAAGGTACCTGCGGCGTtcggggagaagcggtgtgtAGTGGTAAGCAGCGGGGAGCGGCATCGTCGTGCTTGTTTGCCCGCGAACGGAACATCCATACGCGGATGTGCCTGTCCCCCTGCTAGGAACGACTCAGCGGTAATTGCACAAACGGGGGACTCACCGACGAAGGGGTTGAACTTATCGCTGAGGGGGAGGGcgattaaataaaattcgtTTTTCTCGTTCCGCAGGTTCAGGTTGTTTATGTCGTTTACGTATGTGAGCAGCTGCGAGGGGTGAGCGGCGGTGTGGGTTAGGCGGCGATGGTTGTTAAGCGGCGATGGATGTTAAGCGGCGATGGATGTTAAGCGGCGATGGATGTTAAGCGGCGATAATGGCTAGGCTGCGATAATGGCTACGCCGCGAAGTTGGCCACGCTGCTCGCCCGCGCCCCCTTTGCGCGCACCTTCGTTTTGTAGATCGCCTTAACGGTgtagtttttaatttttgttaaaatgttCATGTGCGGTTTGATCTGACGCAAGTGTCTGCTGCCcaccgggggggggcagTCCTTCTGCGGGGTGTGCTTCGAGTAGGTGCGGCTAACTGAAGAGTGAagcgagaagaagaaaagaggCAACCATGGATGAACGTTTTACTGCTACAGCTGTGGGGTGGTAAGGCAGCTTCATTAcgttatatatgcatttacaCACGTTTGGGGATCCGCGAGGGAAGGGCTGTATCTGTCCTACCCCCATGAATCTGCCCATTTTGgtgagcctttttttttttttttttttacatcacaCATACTCAGAGAGAAAGCGAATGTTAGGAGGACATACAAAATGGCTTTAATCATCTTAACGTGTATCTTAtaaacgggggggggaggttcACTCGGGGCGTATGCTTTCACGTTGCTCGGTTTTTCTCTGCCACAGGATTTGTTGCCCGTTTTCGTGCTTCGTGGGTTCTGCTCTGTGTTGCTCTCTTTTGCTCTGCTTTGCTCTGTTtgctttttccctttcttggCGGTGGATGCTGGGCCCCCTCCCTGGTCAGAACTCACGCAGCGGGTTGACTTCCCTTCCCTCCTGAGTTCATTTCCGCTAAATGGTTAATCGGCAGTTGGGCGGATGTGCAGGCGGGAGGGCACTTCATACATGCGTGTTGCTTGATCTGcttactttctttttttttttctttttttcgcttctaCCTACTATGCGTTCGATTATGcggaggtgaagaaaaagtggaaacGAGTCACCCCGCGAGATGGCTTCAAACAGGGCAACCATAAAATGATGGCATAGCACTGCAACGTTAACCAGAACggacaaagaaaaaaaaaaaaaaatgagaagtgcaccaagggggggggcggttcATATATGGTTAGGTAAGATGTGCCCAAATTGACCCTACCTGTGATGAACACATCTACCCACATGGCAGACTGTTCCCTCCAAAGGGCGGTTACACTTTCGGCGAATTACCCACCGCCAAGCCATCTCCAGCTGATTATTCACTTTGGGACGGTCCGTTGAACAAGCAGGTGTAGCGAggtgcaaaaagggagaattGACGGGGCTGCTCCCTTTACTCCTTTTCTCAACACCATGGCGTCGTTTTTTCGGACGAAAAGGTGGGCCATGCCCAAGGCACGGACGTTTTAATTGCCCAGTTCTTTGCACAGTTAAAAGGGATGAAGCAAAGCGTACAAAAGGTGCAGAAGTTACaaaaggtacaaaaaaaaggtgggtAGCGGAAAACGAACACGGCTGCCTTTATAAGAGGTACACTTTACGCGATACGCGAATGTGGAGAGTTTTCCTTCCCCGTGGGTGAACACGAAACAGGGGAGAAGGAAGCAGCAGGCGAATTTGCTAACATATCGTGGGAGCTTCACCACTGTGGTGTGCCATACCATCGCCAAAGTGTGCAATTGGCATGTGCTTGGATTCACCCGAGGGGGGTTTTTTCGCCGTCCCCTAAAGCCCACGCAAGCAGCACACACACCACACATGGCATATGtttgcacatgtacacatacatGGGTAAACGAATTTGGGGGTCACCTCCCTGAGGCACTCCCAGATATGCCCCCAACGCCCACCCGTTAGCATCAAGTGGACCACCGCGTTGGCACCATTCACCGTCGGACCACGTCCCCCACGTACATAACGCTCCGCCCTACGAACACGCAAAAATCAAAGTGGTGATGATCTGCCCTTTCACCCCCCCAAAGGTGATGGTTTCGTAACGTATCTCATCAAAAAGGGTCAGCTGAGATTTCGCACTTGTCCTGTTAAAATTGCCCACGATGGTTAGTAACTCCTCCTTGCAGGCATTACACGATGTGAGGCAAAAGAGGGTATCcgcttggaaaaaaaaagatacatGCGAGAAATATTCCTTTGCCTTGtcattcataaaaaatatatcaaacGTTCCTTTGTCGTTTATCAGTTTGTATTTTCTCTTCAGCTTTGAGTGCTCCCCAACTTGGTCCGCGATGTTGTAAATATCTAGCACTTGCACGTAGACGTCGGTGGGGTCTTCGCCACGATTTATGCGGCTGTCCGTGTGATTTCCCCCACCGCTCTCCTCGCCGTTtcccccgccgctccccccgaAGAGCTTCTCAGCCAACTGAATGGCGCTCGCGGAAAAATCGAAGCCGCACAAATTGCGGAAGCCCCTTTGACGCAGCTTGTACAGGAATAGCCCGTTTCCGCACCCGACGTCAAGGAtggccacttttttttttttttcttcatcattaaAGTGATTGCTCACCCagtttataattttgtcGCAGTTTTCTTCGAACCATTCCTCCGGCTGGATGTTCTCCTCCTCGTAGTTTTCCTTCTCGCCTTGATACACTTCCTCCCAGTAGCTCAGTTTGTGCAGCTCGGACGGCGCCATTGGCTGGTCAGCTCTGTCACTTTGTGTAAGTACAACTCTCTGTGTACCGCGCGGCGCTTATCGATAGGCTCATACGTTGCAGCCGCAGGTCTTCAGGGATAATTCTACGCAgggctggaaaaaaaaaaaagaagcgtgATACAGCGCAGCTCTAACTTTGCACTTTCTCAGTTGTGCATAGAATCATTTTgttggcgttttttttttttttttttttcgctggcaaaattattatatttctaaTTTAATTTGCTGTTCTTTTGTGCCACGGTTAGATTTGCTTCCCCTAAGTTGGGCCTTCTGAAGTATGCAAACTTTACGCACTCCTCTTTTCTTCGATCGCCCTGCTATACCCCCGAGATGAGTCTCCCCACGCAAGGGCCTATCCAAACGCACGTACAAAGCCCTTCACGTGGTTTAACATGTTTACCCCTCTTGGTTGATACCTTTCATTTAGGGGCTACTCCCCAGTTGCACCATGTCCCTAACATTGCAGTAGAAGTGAAAAGTGTATCGCCCATCCGACAGAAACAGCACCTCCAATGTGCACCATCCCGTTTGTATCACCCAATTTGAAAGTTCGAACGGGGAAATTAACTTGAGATGGAGAaagggttcctttttttttagatgCTGAGAGGGCTCGGCTGGGTGCCCCCCATCTATTCGATAATCGCTGGCAGgccaatttttgcaaaggaaAAGATATATGAGGAGCAAATAGGCATATCCGTTGAGTACTCGTGAGCACACCTACGTGATGATGCGTCCTACATGGGTGGCACAGTCGGTAGGGTGATTCACCCTGGTGAGATGTTGTTCACTGAGAGCTGCACACTATTTGGTGGTGGGCCCAGACAAAGTGATGCGTGTCAACCTACCTACCCGTCTGCCACCTTTTTGCCTTCTCTCAACAATTGACGTAccccaaaaaggaataacAAATCCTCTTACGTCCGTTCGGTCCGCTGCTCCCACACGCGGGTCGACCGCTTTCGCAATAGTGAGCCATCACATCCTTCTGGCGTGGAAACCAAACGGAGTAGaaagttattatattttttttttttcacttttttatatgaacaaattggttgagttttttttttttttttaatatatatatatgaaaaaaaaaagctattttcacaaatgtttttttatattttgtgaaCACGTAAGCCTATTTATGCGCGCACGCGTAACACTTGCAATGATGCAGCAAATGGGAAGACaaatttacataaacatCAACGTAAACATCGGCGCCTGCATAGCAGCTATGCACGCGGCGCATGTGAGTTGCGGGGGTGGGAGCGCACAAGTGCCCCATATGTATACGCATAAgcataactatatatatacgtatatatgtactgcATATGTACTGTATAggtactatatatatataatatatgcatacacatgtatatacacatgcaGGCGGTACACTTGTGCACAGGTACATGACAGGTTGTTTCCGCAGACATGCCATTTTTACTGGCACAAACAAAGGTGAGCAGCATgaaagcaattttttctttttaataacgCTATTCAttatacgtatgcatgtatggaTGTGGAGactatatatacatatacgcgCGCACGTACATAAGCATATAAGGCACATACAACATGCATACAAACACGTGGGGCGGCGGCTCTGTAACACTTcttaaatatgtacatgtaatgtatatatatttatgtatatttatatctatttttacattaatatttacatttgtatttacatttgtatttacatttgtatttacatttgtatttatatctACATTTACACCCAggcaaacataaaaaaagccGTATTGCACTATATACACTTACGTACTGCGCACAGTTATGCATATACATCATCAACATCGATACAGCCATTCATATAAGgcaaatattattacaaaaaaaaaaaaattaaaatacgAATTGAATCAgattggctatttttttttaactgaaatggaaaatgtacaaaaattgtcaaaaatgtatgaacaagtcaggtaaaaaaaaaaaaaaaaaaaaaaaaaaaaatgggggaaaaaaaaaaaaatggggaaaaaaaaaaaaaaaatgggggaaaaaaaaaaaaaaaaatggggggaaaaaaaaaaaaaaaatgggggaaaaaaaaaaaatgggggaaaaaaaaaaaaaaaattaatacctTGCATTGCTGTAGAAGGCATTAAAAGAATCCAAATTTGCGGGATAATTCAACTGATAGCCATGGGGGACATTCGTGTATACATTTGGGACAAACGAGATTGGGTAGTTAAAACTATTCGGTGCCTCACTTTCATGATGATATACGGGTGCTCTTCGGACATAGTTATTACGActgtttatattatttatgttatttatattatttttttgatagtAGGTGTagctttggttttttttcataaaggTTTGattatttgaaaattttttataattttgtgaTACGGCAAAATGTAGGAAGACAACTCGGTTGTCTATAATTCGTTCGGGTTGTTGCATAACTTTAAATGCTTCTTTTGTGAAGAGAAGGTTAAAAAACCATATCCTTTGGATTTCCCTTCATTGTCATGGATAATTACACACTCTTCTAGCTTGCCATACTTTTCGAAAATACCTCTCAACGTGGCGACATTCGTTTTTTGGGATAAATTGCGGacgaataatttattttgataatgATCTGTAAATGGGTCGGCTACTAATCTTACTTGCAACTCTTTACTGTCTAACGTATGACTGCTTTTTAAGCATTTCTGCACAGACTCGACAAATTTGAAGGTGACAAAACCATACCCTTTTGATCtgccttccttttcgcgTACTATAATTCCATCTTCAATTTCTCCGAACGTTTCgaagtattttaaaaactgtTCATCACGAGTACTGAATGGGATGTTGCGGACCATCAACCTTCTCGTGGacggggaggaagcaacCGCTTCGTTGCACTTGTCACGTATGTCTTGGTGGATTAAGGCGGACGTTGCCAGGATGTCTATTAGCTGTTCTTTGGATAGCGGCGCGATTAACCTTCTCAAACTTTCGGCTTCAGATTCCTCGTCCCTTACCGCCTTCTCATTTGCACTGATCTCCTCATCGATGCTTTTCTTGTCCAGCGAGGAATTCGAGTTCGTTCGGTTGTAGTGGTAGTTTATGTTTTCTTCGGAAGTCATTTTGGCGAAAATGGAGTGAGCTAACGTGGGGTTGGTGCTGTACGAATTTGTACACTGAGTGGGGCGAGGTTCGCGCGAAACTGACACAGCGATGTGGCACTGTGCTTAGCTAATCTGCTGGCACGTTCTACAAGCGCT harbors:
- a CDS encoding hypothetical protein, conserved (encoded by transcript PVX_099250A), which gives rise to MIKAILYVLLTFAFSLISRTYSKHTPQKDCPPPVGSRHLRQIKPHMNILTKIKNYTVKAIYKTKLLTYVNDINNLNLRNEKNEFYLIALPLSDKFNPFVGTFCHNNIQYSDKASLPVFIYDILLNKHIEVPWNFVIEKVDIKKTPFYQNVRMSNTNAFSTYPNVNKLDRVFINVLDFKAKKNFIFLPAWIMQSLQLDCFDVVRIRFVKLETASSVVLQPHHKNFFNLSEPKKTLEEKLRYYSCLTKNGTICINHDGSDYHFDVIRMDAGKKKDVEVASIQDADVIFDFVKEKYDK
- a CDS encoding hypothetical protein, conserved (encoded by transcript PVX_099255A), with amino-acid sequence MAPSELHKLSYWEEVYQGEKENYEEENIQPEEWFEENCDKIINWVSNHFNDEEKKKKVAILDVGCGNGLFLYKLRQRGFRNLCGFDFSASAIQLAEKLFGGSGGGNGEESGGGNHTDSRINRGEDPTDVYVQVLDIYNIADQVGEHSKLKRKYKLINDKGTFDIFFMNDKAKEYFSHVSFFFQADTLFCLTSCNACKEELLTIVGNFNRTSAKSQLTLFDEIRYETITFGGVKGQIITTLIFACS